In the genome of Meles meles chromosome 2, mMelMel3.1 paternal haplotype, whole genome shotgun sequence, one region contains:
- the ATOH1 gene encoding protein atonal homolog 1, protein MSRLLHAEEWAEVKELGDHHRHPQPHHLPQPPPPQPPATLQTREHPVYPAELSLLDSTDPRAWLAPTLQGICTARAAQYLLHSPELGASEAAAPREEADGRGELVRRSGGGGGGGSSSKSPGPVKVREQLCKLKGGVVVDELGCSRQRAPSSKQVNGVQKQRRLAANARERRRMHGLNHAFDQLRNVIPSFNNDKKLSKYETLQMAQIYINALSELLQTPSGGEQPPPPPASCKSDHHHLRAAAPYEGSAGTAAAVGAQPASGGGQRPTPPGSCRTRFSAPASAGGYSVQLDALHFSTFEDSALTAMMAQKNLSPSLPGGILQPVQEESSKTSPRSHRSDGEFSPHSHYSDSDEAS, encoded by the coding sequence ATGTCCCGCCTGCTGCACGCAGAGGAGTGGGCTGAAGTGAAGGAGTTGGGGGACCACCATCGCCATCCCCAGCCTCACCACctgccgcagccgccgccgccacaGCCACCTGCGACCCTGCAGACGAGAGAGCATCCCGTCTACCCGGCGGAGCTGTCCCTCCTGGACAGCACCGACCCACGCGCCTGGCTGGCTCCTACTTTGCAAGGCATCTGCACGGCACGCGCCGCCCAATACTTGCTGCATTCCCCCGAGTTGGGTGCCTCTGAGGCTGCGGCGCCCCGGGAGGAGGCTGACGGCCGGGGGGAGCTGGTGAGgaggagcggcggcggcggcggcggcggtagCAGCAGCAAGAGTCCTGGGCCAGTGAAAGTGCGGGAACAACTGTGCAAACTGAAAGGCGGGGTGGTAGTGGACGAGCTGGGCTGCAGCCGCCAGCGCGCCCCTTCCAGCAAACAGGTGAACGGGGTGCAGAAGCAAAGGCGCCTGGCGGCCAACGCCAGGGAGCGACGCAGGATGCACGGGCTGAACCACGCCTTCGACCAGCTGCGCAACGTTATCCCGTCCTTCAACAACGACAAGAAGCTGTCCAAATACGAGACCCTGCAGATGGCCCAGATCTACATCAACGCCTTGTCCGAGCTGCTACAAACGCCCAGCGGCGGGGAGCAGCCGCCACCGCCGCCAGCATCCTGCAAGAGCGACCATCACCACCTTCGCGCCGCTGCCCCCTACGAAGGCAGCGCGGGCACCGCGGCCGCAGTGGGGGCCCAGCCAGCCTCCGGAGGGGGCCAGCGGCCGACCCCGCCTGGAAGTTGCCGGACTCGCTTTTCCGCCCCGGCTTCCGCGGGAGGATACTCAGTGCAGCTGGACGCTCTGCACTTCTCGACTTTCGAGGACAGCGCCCTGACAGCGATGATGGCGCAAAAGAACCTGTCGCCTTCACTGCCCGGGGGCATCCTGCAGCCAGTGCAGGAAGAAAGTAGCAAAACTTCGCCCCGATCCCACAGaagcgacggggagttttccccccaTTCCCATTACAGTGACTCAGATGAGGCAAGTTAG